The following DNA comes from Rhinolophus sinicus isolate RSC01 linkage group LG06, ASM3656204v1, whole genome shotgun sequence.
ATTCCCCCAGGTCTGTGAGAACATGTACCTTCTTCTGCTCTCTCTACAGAAGGTGGGAATGCAGCAAAAGAACGTGAGAAAGCCAAATTCTCATCCATTGTAAAAAGTATGCCCATGAGCGGCTGATACCAATCTCACATTTGTATGCTGCTTTCTCTATTTACAAAGCTTTTTCACATGATTCActtgattttcaaaataagtcCATGAAACACAATAAATGGggttattaacctcattttatagatgagaaaactgcttagagaagtgaagtgacttatGTACAAATATTGGTATAGCAAAGGCAAGCTTAGAACCTAGGTTTTCTGACTTCTTAAGTATTCTTTCTACCATACCACTTTGGTTTTCAAACAAAATGAAGCTACTATAGTTTGACAGTAAAAACCTCATGATTCCAAAAAGGCAGCTTTGTTTGGTGCCCCTTTGGGATTAGGAATGGTttacagaacagaatagaaatgtatgttatgaaatatttgacattgtcatcaaaatgtcccTTCCAGAAGGGGAATTTAACCAATAAGGAAACTCAAAAATCAGGAAACTCAAAAGTCATCTTAGAGCCTTaactcattattttatctttacttttactGATGATATTGTAAAATACAATTTGATTGCTAAATACATCAAACATGTACCCACCCAATTTTCTTTGTCCAGAAAAatctttcttatacttttttttgtattcaAAGTGGGGAAATTTGGAAATTTACTTGGACAAAAAAGCTCTTACTAAAAACATTCTATATTTACCTATATTGGTAATTTTGACAGTAGTTCAAGGTAAATTGCATTTAGTTTAAGGTAAATTGCATTTACTTTTTGGAAAATGtcagtatataaataaatttgtttttcttatctaaATAAGGACAGTATACTATGACATCAAAACATTTGCTGATGAGTGctcctttgttttaatttttacaaatatttgtaataaaatattttgcttgaaTCCTTAGGTAActtcataaaacataaaaattttaggagcaacaaatcagaaaacaaaaatgagtataaaacttattttatgttCCGGCAAAATTAAAGGAGGATAAATATTACAGAGACTAGTTAAAAACTTGGTACCTTAAGCAAGGAATTGTTATTTTAGTCCTAGTTGAGACTTCTGAGATTATTTAAATTCACTTTACcattcaattttaataaattaactcAAGAGAATGTAATTCCTCATAAAATCTTttcaatcagacaaaaaaaaccccaaaacccatTTCAAGCTGTCAAGAAAAATGAGTAATATTGACGTATTTGGACATTATGGCCAACAAAGTGAGAATGGGGGTAATTCTACTACAGTTTCAAGAAAAAGTTGTCTGTTTTGCTTGATATTTTAGCACAAGCATAGCGTTCTGAATCAAATACCTTACAAAATAGTGTTAACATGAttgaccattttttttaaatgctttcattgTATCATTCTCCTGTTAATGTTAGTATTTATCCTGAAATGACACCCAATCTGTTCTTGTTAGTTCTTTGGCATGTCTGAAATCAGCAGAAGCACTCTTTCCTGGGCTTCACTGCTTCCTCAGAAGAATGTACAGTATTTGGAACAAAACCACTTTTAACCCCTTCCCAGCCATCCTGAATACAAATTTCTCCCCTTTTGATAAGTTCATATATGTCTCTTGTCAAGATCGTGAAGGATTCCTCAACATTTGTAGCATCTTTTGCTGAGGTTTCTATATACTTCATACCACAGTCTGCTGACAGTTTTTCAGCTTCTTCCCTTGTAACTTGACGCTGTGAAGCTAAATCACATTTATGTCCCACTAGAAGAAATATAATCTGAAATGGCTGCACGTGCATTTTTGCTTCTTCTAGCCAATCTTTCACATGTTCAAAAGATCGTCGGTTAGTAATGTCAAATACTAAAAATCCACCAACTGAGTTGCGGTAGTAAGATCGAGTTATtgatctgaaaaagaaaaagaaaaaaaggttgtAAAAGAACAAGTTGTTTTTATTCCCCTTTCAAACAATGTAgtccataataaaaatttaagatacCTCAATGTGATTTAATTGGAATTTGTAAATCAAGTATGAAGTGTCTTAAGTGACCAAAAATATTCTACGAGTCTAATATGCAAGCGAGTTTCATTCACTGATATTATTTTTAGATACACAAATGAGCACTTAAACAATATGTCATCTCATACTGtcttaggattatttgtttttatgtttaaatatatgaTAGAACAATTATTACATCACTGTagttaaaaatagtcacagaaaGATTTGGCAAAGGGCAGAGGTTGCATAGCAAACCAGATCTTAAGAATCTCTCCCTGTCATTTAATTCAACAAGCTCCTTTCTTCTTTATCAGTGAAGGAAGCAGAAACAAGGGCAAACTTGTTATAATGTTAATTACAGGTACAGTCAGACCTATGCTATACCTATTCAAGAAATAGGAAATTGTTTGGATATGGGATATGAATATGAGGTATGCTAATGATTGTTTGCTTCTCCAGATCTAGTCTTCAATTTCTGGGCTTCTGGAAGCTGACCTTTACAGAAAGCTTTCCCAAACTCCCTTGTCCTCTGGCTTGCGGTGGGGTTCAGCCAATGAGAGGTGCCTACTGGAGACTGGAGAAAAGAGAGGACACAGTATTTACCCCTCCCAGGCTGTGACTTGGCAGTGCTTGTGTTCCTCTGCTGCTGGCCAAGGTCCCTGTTAGGCAGTCCCTGTTTCATATCTATGGCTTTCACCAGGCTCTGGTGatctcattcctttttcttgcccCTTCTGGCCAGGTGGTTAATGGCTTGCCACTGTTGCTATCCCTGAATACTTCACCATCCTTTGTTGTTGCCCTTGACCTTGATCACATTTCTGAAAATAGTCACCTCTTTAAAACCTTTTCAGTTAATCTTTGAAGTGTGCCATTTGTTTCCTGACTGAATCATGAGGCAAGGTGGCAATGCCACACAGTCTTATATTTTTTGCCTTTACATAAGTTGTTTTCTCTACCTAAAATGTCTTCTACCTATTTTTGCCTAGCAAACTCCTATTTTTCCTTCAAGAGTCAGatcaaaaagtatatatacatgaGTAGCCTTCCCTGCCATtggcctctcccccaccccctcttttAGACACTCCTCTCATACTCCATTAAACTTTTGGCATACTGCCATTATGTCACTTTTCATAATGTGCTGATTGAATTTGCTAGTGTGTCTCCCACTCAATTCAAGGCTCCTTGAGGGTCAAATATTTTTTGTCTATGTACCCAACAATCATACTGCCTGGCAAATGATAGATGTCACTTAATATTTGTTACATTGGATTAATCAATCTTAATGGAGAGGGAAAATGCTAAATGTTATGTGAGCCAGAGAGTGCATGTGTCTCCGTTTCCAAGTTGTCAGTCTTGAGCACTGAGATCATCCTTAAGCAAACTCTTTTGTTGCTTGCCTGATGCACCAAAGATGTTTGTGGAGGACCAGTGGTTTATCGAGTACTCTCAACTTTTACATACCTTCATTAATCTGATTGCTGAAATTATAGCTCAGTCCTATGACCTGATACCACGAGTAACATTTGTTGTGGAAATGTGAAGAAAGTATTTTACCtcccctttctttccatttcGTTTCTCCTCAGAATTCCCACCAGAGAGATTCTCAAGTgattagttaaaatttttttttctcaaagattaCTATAATATATAGGCATTGAccataaacaaaaaaatctcccACTATCTTTAGCTGGCTACAAATAACACAGTTCATTTAACTTGTGGTTTTGGAGGGATAActaatttgttattgttttgttacTCATCTTTATATGTGTGAATTTAGGCATATGTACAGTACCTTAAGAGAAACCTAATTAAGGCTATGTTATTAGACTGAAAGTTTTGATTTACTTAGCACTAAGTCTGCATTACTTTTATTCCCCCTCCTACTTAATACCAttagtataatttgaaaaaaaacatgcTTTTGTGGTTGAAAATTCAATGTTGAAATGCTTGCATATTAGGCAGAGGCATGTTTTACACAGTAAGAAATACCATGTTTTCTAGTGCcttgtatttaattttgaaacatttggaATACAGTTGGGAAatcattctacaaaataaaattacagcaaAGTATATAAAATTATGCCATAAAACAGGCTTTATTAATGATTAGTTGAAATAAAAGCTCTCTGTGACATCTGCCATTTTCTATATAATAACTGGATCTCTGGTTTCTCTGTGTGGATATGGATATTAGGTTTAGAATTCTGACATGGTTAAGCTTCAGGTTCAGATATAGTTTTCCTAGGAGGTAGGCTTTCCCTAAAACAATTGGGCATCCCTGCTGTCAGTCATTGAGACGGAACAGGCCTTCAGGCTGAAAATTGGAACTTGAAAGGCAGGTCTTACAGAAGGGATGAGGGAGCATCTATCTTTCCTTGGATCTCCTCCTTTGGGTCAGAACACTTATATCTTTAGAAATTCTTGAAGGTATTATAGGAGGTACGGAACAtatcttaaaaaaataccatgtttccccaaaaataagacctagtcagaccatcagctctaatatgtcttttggagcaaaatttaatataagatccggtcttattttactataagactgggtctttaatataataatgtaatataatataatataatataatataatataatataatataatataataaataccgggtcttatattaatttttgctccaaaagacgcattagagctgattgtctggctaggtcttattttcagggaaacactgtaggtgAGTAGGCCTCCCTGTAAAGAATTCAGGAGTTGATGATGAGTAACAATTCTTTATAAGCAACAACATCACGttaatttatatctattttccttCTGGGCTTTGAAAGTCTCACTGAATGAATGGgtgatttaaagaaaagaaaaaaattaggggaGAAGATGGAGGGAAGGGATGAATAAGGAAGGAAGTGAGAATTCCAATCTGGTCTCGGATTTTTCATGGGAGAACTAAGAGTTACGAGACTATACTTTGGTAAGGCTG
Coding sequences within:
- the RAB39A gene encoding ras-related protein Rab-39A, with amino-acid sequence METIWIYQFRLIVIGDSTVGKSCLLHRFTQGRFPGLRSPACDPTVGVDFFSRLLEIEPGKRIKLQLWDTAGQERFRSITRSYYRNSVGGFLVFDITNRRSFEHVKDWLEEAKMHVQPFQIIFLLVGHKCDLASQRQVTREEAEKLSADCGMKYIETSAKDATNVEESFTILTRDIYELIKRGEICIQDGWEGVKSGFVPNTVHSSEEAVKPRKECFC